The genomic interval ttttatcattaaagcATCATTTCTCAATGACCAAAAGCCATGACTTTAGTCTGTTTTGGATGCAAATGCATACCGTTAAGGTCGAGCCAGTTACAGGTGACATCAAAATCACTGTGCAGATTTTGTTTAAACCTCCTTAGATAATACATCATGACAGAAAAGAGCAGTAACATCTGCATAAAGACACATTTTGGAATTAACATTCAAATACAAATTACATATATcatttatcaaaaaaaattacaaaatattaatgGACCCAATATAGATCCATGTGGGACGCCTAATCTATTTCACTTTCACTGATACAATTATTTACTACGACAAACTGTCTCCTGTATGTTACATATGCTTTCATCCGATCATATTCGTTCCATTATACTTCAGTTTTCCTAGAATGAAATTGTGTGGTATAACATCAAACGCTTTACGTAAATCGAGGAAAATACCTCCGACCATTCGCCCCTGATCCATTTTATCAAATATAGTCTGTAATTTTAGTTAGACATGTAGTAGTAGAATGCAAAGGTCTAAAACCTGACTGGGAATTCGTTAGCAGTATGTTATTAGTCGTTCAAGTATACATAAAGTTGATTGTGGATTGCTCTTTCTCTTATTTTAGACTATGCACGTAGAACAGATATCAGTCTAAAATTAACGACGATGTGATACTCCTTCATGTATTGGTATAATTATTGCCGTCTTTAAATCTTTTGGAATAGCGCATGTTCGCAATGTCATAttgtataaatatacatgtaccaatggATCTACTAAAAAAAGGAGCTCTATTTGCTCTATTTcgaaaatgctgaaatttttgCCACCAAGATATTGATTTGGTTTTTCGGAATTATTTTCGAGTGTAATCCATTTCTCGTGCTAGATTAAGATAGTTATCATAAATCCATGGTGCATCATTCTCTTTGCTCAAGACGCACTGCCATAAATGGGGCATGTCTATCACATATTTCCAACAGAGTACTTATAAAACAACACCATACTTTTTCTACATCCTGACCAGATGAATAAAATTCTTTCCAGTCAATGTTGCTTATATCTTGTTTAAATGTGTCAAAATCGAAATGTTTGATCGAGCGAATTATCTTTGGAGAAAGAGGTTGATATTTTACACAGTGATCACTTAAACCTGTTTAATTGTACTCCTGATTTAATGACACTTTCACTAAGTGAGTtagaaatacaaattaaatcaaaGCGATTGAATCAAGCGGTCGagccaattttgtgatagattgtgaCAATATGTTTAGTTTGAGGGGGGTTCTGATATTtgttaaaacatgtaaaaaggcgAGAAAAAGAAATGGGAAACGAGAGTGAGAGGAGAAGGGGAGAAACATGTGAGGGCGTAACAAGGATGGGGGTCACACATTTGGCTGGTTAGGCAGAATATACTGCAAAATTAGTAAATATGTTGATAGGCAGGTAAAATTGAAAACATTTACTTTTGGGTCTAGTgtctcagattgacaaaacaaagtaaaaaaaacgttttctttttttttaatcatatggtTCGACAGCGAATTCCATTTCACTAcaagtttaatgaaataaacaacgtatttgtttttgtgttaaTATGGTTTAATAGAGAACTAAATTTTactgtttcaagaaataataaagatttGCCCTCCCCCAACTAAGGGTATTGCGGTGCGCACCGTTATTTCAAAATGACTCATTTTAAGGTCAgtatttgaaaatttcaacttgCACTTTTTGCTCTCTTTCCCCTCCCcgacaaaaattacatgtaggaAAAAAGCCCCTTTTCCAAAATCGAAAATGCCCTTATTTCCCAAATGAAtgccctttttattttttatagtaaaacatgatacattttaggttcgaaaatcatcaaattttgaatcgcgctcgcatcaattattgttaaatacgGTActaatcctgttcatggttacaaaaatgtttagaatgtctagttttcaggttggaatatcacaaatttttggctcgcgtTCTGCACTTTCGCATCAAGTAGTGTTCGGTAAAGGTATTCATTCTGTTTCCGTTTACAAataaatgcttagaatgtcaatttttcaggtTGAAGTGTCACAAAGTTTTGagctagcattatttgattggtgagttatgtatcccATTTATGAGTCACTAAATACAGTCCTTAACAGCTACCTtgtctggtcagtatattaaacattttaggtcgcgcctcgcgctcgcgttaattctttagGTAGTTacccatttttttaatacaaaaacagctcggaatatttaatttttcatgtcTTGATACCATCTGTCAAGAAatttgagctcgtgattcggGCTGGCGAaatctcgcaaggatgcccttttaataGTGATTATagcgccataattgaccaaaaatctagttttacaacttcagaatagatttttttcaaaaccgcttacTCGTTACGCTTTCTCGCAGAAAAGTAAagcctaaatcaaaataaatattttgtctattataaatcactttaaaaaggctttgctcaacttaatttctacaaaccacacaattacttcacgcGATTGATAATCTCATcttgaaaatatatgtttgcaccaaaatgcccaatttgacatataagtgccctttttggctttgaccccccccccccaaacaaaaatacattctgccgcccctgtcccagggaggAGAGAAagacatacgttgagaatgggcatgtcaggatcagatgaccgtggtaataatactCGTTGTAATGTAAATCACctagaaaaaaatgtacaaacgtaaatacatcattattttaatattaccGGTATGTCTAACTTTATCATGAAATCATTTTCGTTTACATGTACGtagggtcaaaatttttgctcgctcaaaccttttatacattttgcccTGTGTGCCATGTCTGCCGTCTTTAGCATTGTTGGCTCATATTTGTCACATACATcgaaagtttgaaatgccttagccttggccttgaggttttcaggccttggcctttgCCTTGACcttgggtattgaagccttggtcTTGGAgttttgagccttgactacaacactgataaGTATAGGGCGATTCCATACAAGGAAAATCGTCCTTTTTCGCAACATTTACCAACCTACTGTCCAAACAAACgatgaaattcaatttttttacaacaaaatatgCTTTAAATGGGTGAATTTGTTTAGTCCCGTTCTGAGTCCCGTTCGACACACGACATTTTCACCTATGATTCAcccataatcaaacatttttttttggtagtcATGTTTATATAACTACCCATTACTTCATTATCTTTAAATGCAAAATTCATATCTAACTTCatgcaaaatgaaatacaaatgtcatttaaataaattgttgataatcataattataacaataaggTTAATTTATAAATTAAGGACCGGCAATGAAAGGAAGATGAGATTCATGGTTACAAGTGAATGTTCTCAGCCGCTTCATATTCCGGCATCTTGGCTGATTTGCCCGAGCTATTATGGTTTTGTCCATGCCAGTGGTATCCACAATCAACAGATCGGACCTTGCTGGAAGCATCAACGTGGTAATGTTGCATCACCTCGTAAGCCAGTCGGCAAATCTGAAATGAAAGGATGACTCCTcttaatatatttcattcatctaCATTCTCCAATAATGCTAGCATTTCAGATTACAGAGGAAAGAACCAAGATTATTCTAAGATCTAATTAATCTACACTCTTTCGATAACATCCGGCAAGTGAAAACTGAAAATGCAGTTGCAAGAATATCTTTATGTTCAGTACCGTATATGCTATCAGTATCTGAAAATGCTTATACTCGAATATCgctttctttttctgttttcgtttatggtaactcccgcagGAACTCGGCCTGGcagcgttttgctggtaaacgccaagtcGGTATTACTTATAGCCTATAGGAAAcatttacgtctaggttaatcagtcatagtgcatgtagtggctgaccttatagacgacataCTTTCTGGTCTTTTATCAAAGAGGACACAATGGCAGAgtagggattcgaactcacaaccttacgattatgagtccaattcTCTAACTACTGGACAAATCGACACTTCACaattatttcccccaaaatattAGATTTCTATTTAACTGCCCAAGTTTATCAGATAAGCTTCCGATCTTAAAAATATCAACATCAAacaatatttcactttaaaaatggCTTGAGTTTGAAGAACGCAAATATTTGATTCATACGTTATTTGATACTTACTTTGTATCATATAATTATTGCATTCTGTCATTTCATGTCTTTTGTTTCATATCTGTACCATGAAAATTCCCTAACAGGCAATCAAATACCTGTAAGAGTATACGTACATTGGAAGTGAACGTGCAAACAAGAAAATCAGAACGAGCTAATAGATGTAGGTCAACGATGACTCCCTTCAGAGAGTCCTCTGATGATCTTGATGCAAGGTTTGCTGACTGAGATATCTTGTTGTCACTCACAAACACATAACCAGGATAtctgaacaaaaatgaaaaagaaagagataacGTACGGTTTGAAAAGGCGTAATCCCCATTTAACAGAGGTCACGAAAAGACTGAAAGACACTATCATTGTCAGATCTCTCAACGATGTAGTTCAATAATCGACGAAGTTTTCACCCTCCCGAGTAACATTTTAGCTATATCTGCATGTTATCCACGCCTTCTATCGTTCTTGATGCAATTCAATACAATCTTTCAGCGGTACTCCATGAAAAAATTTGTATCAGTCTTTGAGCAATTTCACCATGAACAATCTGTAGTGATCACAACCGTTTGTAAGTAAGTTTTATTATTCCCTCCTTATTCACCATGTTCTTTCACCTTCTTGTAGTATCCAGTTCGATTAAGTCCCTTACGAGAAAACTCTTGTTTAGTTTAATTCCCTttatctttgtttgaatttatcGTTTTCATAGGTGTGCTCGTCCACTGATTTTCCATATCTAACATTTCTACCTCCACAATTTCAATCTTTTCATCGTTTTGCCCTTTCTTGTGAATAGTTATGCAGATTCTCCAATCTTCATTTTCATGAGATACCCTCACAGCAATGATGTAATATTTGAGGACGCCATTTTTCTAATTtattaatccttttttttcattccgtCTATGAAGACTTAATCTGTATAGAGGCTATTATCTGATTATTATGACCTTTCATAGTAACAATTCTCAACAGAATGACTAAATTGCCATTTAACGGCTGAATGATCTtgattattatataattattgcaCACCGCATTCCTTACATTGACAAGAAAATATCGTTGATAATTTCTAGCTTGAACACTGTTCTATCCTCACGCAATACCTTACCTCGTCTTTTTTTGTGTCTTCAAAGGTTCACAGAAAAGGTATGAATCCTAGCTCATCAACTGAGTAACTATCTGTAGTGGCCAATATTACCATTCTACTTATAAAGACCATAGTACGTCTGATAATATATGTCTctcttttgtgaataatcatcacacaaaataaaatagacTCGTGTTGTAATGAGAACACGTACTCGCACTTCCTTCCTTTTTGCCACTGTGCCACTTATGAATCTATAAACATTTCCGAACTAacccctcccccacacacaccctcacacactttACAAAACAACACATGCACATGTTGATATCAAACATGCATAAAACGCTCTTCATATTTGATGCAAGACAAAAAGATCAATGCTAGGCAGGCATGCGCCTGCCTAACAGGCTGCTAAAAAgatatgaatccagtgaccgacctaattgtgaagcgctttgagcagtcaTGGATTGATAAATCGCTGTATAAGAATCCAATTATtgtcatttgtatatttattattaataatattattattatcataacatttattatcattattattattattagtagtagtagtagtagtagtagtagtagtattagtagtagtagtagtagtagtagtagcagtagtagtggtagtagtaagcCTCATACTCGCCCAAAGGCAGTGCCAGGAATCGAACCCTAAACCCTTATGTGTATAGTCAGGCGCCTTGAACCACTCAGCCACGACACCtccacacacccaccctcacacacccacacactcccTCTTGCGCACACAAACCACACGCATAAACACATCCGTAACCCATTGCTACAAAATATAATCTAGACAATTTTAGAATCGGAAAGCGTTtatgtttttaaattttaaacacTGATGTCAAAAAACTAACTGGCATTACAAATCAAGATGTTATGATACAATTGGATGATTGCATTATTAGGTTATATAACATATCGTTGCCGAATTATCAAGACTCACTTTTTCTTGGCTTCATCAAGAAGATTAACCTCGTCTGTTGCTAAGAAGATTCTTCTCACACCTCTTGATTCCCCTCGTTTCTTTTCTAATTTCTCGTAGAATTCTTCAGCATGAACCATGTACTCCTCGATACCATGAAATTTGGCTTCCCATTTGATCTTATCTGTTCGCCTCACCTGCATGCT from Lytechinus pictus isolate F3 Inbred chromosome 2, Lp3.0, whole genome shotgun sequence carries:
- the LOC135153206 gene encoding alpha-(1,6)-fucosyltransferase-like — protein: MQVRRTDKIKWEAKFHGIEEYMVHAEEFYEKLEKKRGESRGVRRIFLATDEVNLLDEAKKKYPGYVFVSDNKISQSANLASRSSEDSLKGVIVDLHLLARSDFLVCTFTSNICRLAYEVMQHYHVDASSKVRSVDCGYHWHGQNHNSSGKSAKMPEYEAAENIHL